The Terriglobales bacterium genome includes the window GGCCTCGACGCGGGTGCCACGCCCGGGCTGCGAGGTGACGGTCAGGCTCCCGCCCACCAGGCGCAGGCGCTCGCGCATGCTCACCAGCCCCAGCCCTTCGCGGTTGCCGGGCGCGGCGGGATCGAAACCCACACCGTCGTCGCTGACGCGCAGATGGATGCCGGCGGCATCGGCCAGCAGATCCACCTGCACCTTGTCGGCATGGCTGTGTCGGATGATGTTGCGCAGGGCCTCCTGCAGCACCCGGAACAGGCTCAGGGCCACGTCGTGGTCGAACATCCGCGGCAGGTCGCGCACCTTGCACTCGATCTCCAGGTGATGCAGTTTGGCCGCTTCCCGGCACTGGTTCTCCACCGCCGCCGCCAGCCCCAGGTTCTCCAGGTAGGAAGAGTGCAGCAGGTGGGAGAGGTGGCTGACGTCCAGGGAGAGCTGCTTGGCCTGGCGGCGCAGGTCGGCGACGCGCTCCGCGTCTTCCGCCAGGGAAGCTTCCTTCTCCAGTTGTCCCAGGCGGATGGTGAGCAGGGCCAGGCGCTGGGCGATGTCGTCGTGCAATTCGCGGGCGATGCGAGCGCGCTCCTCCTCCTGGGCCCGGAGCAGGCGTCCGGCCAGCTCCTGGCGGGCCTGCTCCGCTTCTTTCTTGTCCTGGATGTCCACCCCGATGCCGACATAGCCGGCGAAGCTGCCGTCCGCCAGGTAGCGGGGCATGCCGCAGGCCAGCAGCCAGCGGTACTGGCCGCTGGCGTGCCGGTAGCGGTACTCCAGCATGTACTTCTGGCGGGCGTCCATGGCCTGGGCCCAGACGGTGAAGTTTTTCTGCAGATCGTCGGGATGGATGGCCGCCATCCACTTGGACAGGGTGAAGTCTTCGGCGCGCCAGCCCGTCATCTCCAGCCCGTACTGGTTGACGTGGATGAAGTCGCCCTCCGCGTCCCGCGTCCACATCATCACCGGGGCCTCGTCGGCCAGCTTGCGGAAGCGGTCCTCGCTCTCGCGCAGCTCCGATTCCGCGCGCTTGCGGCTGGTGATGTCGCGGTGCACGATGACGGCGCCGCGCTCGCTGCCCGTCAGCGGGGTCACCGTCGTGCTGAACCAGCGCTGCCGGGCCCCGCTCTGGACCTGATATTCCAGCTCAGCGATCGGGCGGGCGCCGCGAAGCACAGCCTGGACGCCGTTCACGATGTCCTGCACCGTGGTGTTGCCCGGCTGGGCGCAGCGATGCAGTTCCGCCAGGTGGTCGGCTCCGACCTTCACGCACTCCGAGCACGACTGCGCCGGGCAGAAATCCGCGACCTCCCGGTTCGTGGCGAGGACCACGCCCTCGCGGTCCACCACGATCACCTGGCTCTCCATGGAGTTGAGGACCGAGGTTTTCAGCACCTCGCTCTGGCGCAAGGCCTGCTCGGCGCGGTAGCGGGCCAGGGCGCTGCCGAAGATGTCGGCGACGGTCTGCAGCCGGGCGATGACGCGGCGGTCCCAGTGGATCTCGCGGCGAAGGGAGACGAAGACCAGGGCGCCGAAGACGGCGCCCTCGCGGCGCAGGGGCAGGGCCATCCAGGAGCGGATGCCCTGCTGGGAGAGGAACTCCTTGACCGCGGAGGCGGCTTCCGGGAGCTGGTGCGGCCCGTGCACCAGGATGGATTCGCCGCGCAGCAGGCGGCTCGCCGTCCAATCATAGTCGCGGGCACTGACCCGCGCGGGGGCGCTGGGCGTGCCCTTGGAGTGACGGCTGTGCAGCAGGATCATCTGCGAGCGGTCCTGGGAGAACTCCCACAACGAGACCCGGTCCAGGCGGAAGAACTCCAGCATCTCCTCGAAGGCACGGTGGATCCTCTTCTCGGCGGCGCCCGCGGGCAGATCGACCAGGCTGGCGGAGAGGTCGGAGATCAGGGTTTCCAACGCGACACGATGGCCCAGCGTCCAGGAGTGGAACGCCTGCGGGGGCCCAGGACGGCGGGTTGACCCGCTCTTCTTCATCGACGTCGCCCTAGGAGAGCCACGGAGGGAGTGGCCGGGCTTCCACGTGGACAAGGTTCGCCCCGAATCGCCGCCCAGTAAAGTGCGCCGAACACAGATGCGTGTGATGTGGAAAACTGCCGGGCCGTTTCCCGTTTTGGGAAGCCGCTCCTTCTCAGGGCAGGAAGCACGCCGCCGGCCCGCCGCTAGCTCCGGAATCCCTTCGGCAAAATTTGTGGCGGGACTGGCAATTTTGTCAGTAGGCGGAAGGGGCAAGTGTTCCTAGCATTCAGGGTATGGAGCGCGTTGTGCGCGCGGACTGCCCCGGGGCCGGGAGATCCTCCCGGCCGCGCGGCCGAGCCGTCATGCGAGAGGCGCCGGTTCAGGGCCAGAAGTCGTGAGAGAGTCCGCCTCCCCAAGCGGCCGTTCCACAACCAGGGGCGGGCAGGCAGCCCGGCTGCTTGTCCGCCCGTAAACGAAGCAACGGTAACGGAGCAAGAGACGGACACCGAGTGACACGAGCACCCAGAGCGGAAATCCACACCCTTAGGGAGGCAACCATGTCGTACAAGAGGATGACACTAGCACTGCTGCTGGTGGTGGTCTTCGGCGTGGCGGCGTTTGCCCAGGAAGCGCGGGTCAAGGTCAAGGTTCACCCGCCCGAGGCCTACGTCTTCCTGGACGGAACCCCCATCGGCAACAACACCCGGGACGTGTTCATGACCCCCGGCAAACACACCATCGGCGTCTACAACTACGGCTACGCGCCGCAGGTCCAGGAGATCGACGCCAAGCCGGGGAAGAATCCCGAGATGAGCTTCTCCTTGGTTCCCAAGGGTGAGGCCGTCAAGGGGCCCTTCGGCGCCCTGCAGATCGAAGGCGGGGGACGCAACGCCGTCCTGGTCAACGGCAAGACCCCGGACTACTTCGTGGGACACGGCGATGAGTTCAACAACCACATCTTCTGGTCCCAGCAACTGATCCTGCCCCCGGGCACGCACCAGGTGACCGTCACCTGGAGGGGCACGGAACTGTTCTCCGGCCCGGTGACCATCGAGCCCAACATGCGGACCATCCTCTGGCTGCACAAGGGCGGCAAGACGGAGATGCAGCCGTGGCCGGATGCCGGCAAGCCCATCGCCCGGCCGCGCTTCGATGCGGGAGCCGCCAGCGCCCAAGTGGTGGTGGCTCCGCCGAGCGGCCAGTTCACCGCCACGCCCGGCCAGATCTTCTGCAATGATCCGGCCAAGCTGGCCTGGTCCTCGCTCGAGACCGTCGATGCCACCATGACCGCCGACGCCGCCGCCAAGCCGGTGCCGGCCGCCCAGGGCGACGAGACGGTTTCGCCGCGCAAGACCACCACTTACAACTTCGCGGCTGTCGGACCCGGGGGCTGGGTGAAGCAGTCCCAGACCGTCGCCGTCGACCCCACGATCCAGTCCTCGCTGACCTCCGCCAAGCCGGAAGTCACCTACCTGAAGGTGGGCGAGCAGGTGCTGGTCAACGAGAAGACGGAGCTGAACTGGACCACCGCCCATGCCGACGCGGTCACGCTGCAGCCGGTGGGCAACGTGAACGTCAACGGGAACACGGAGGTCGCGCCCGT containing:
- a CDS encoding PAS domain S-box protein, coding for MKKSGSTRRPGPPQAFHSWTLGHRVALETLISDLSASLVDLPAGAAEKRIHRAFEEMLEFFRLDRVSLWEFSQDRSQMILLHSRHSKGTPSAPARVSARDYDWTASRLLRGESILVHGPHQLPEAASAVKEFLSQQGIRSWMALPLRREGAVFGALVFVSLRREIHWDRRVIARLQTVADIFGSALARYRAEQALRQSEVLKTSVLNSMESQVIVVDREGVVLATNREVADFCPAQSCSECVKVGADHLAELHRCAQPGNTTVQDIVNGVQAVLRGARPIAELEYQVQSGARQRWFSTTVTPLTGSERGAVIVHRDITSRKRAESELRESEDRFRKLADEAPVMMWTRDAEGDFIHVNQYGLEMTGWRAEDFTLSKWMAAIHPDDLQKNFTVWAQAMDARQKYMLEYRYRHASGQYRWLLACGMPRYLADGSFAGYVGIGVDIQDKKEAEQARQELAGRLLRAQEEERARIARELHDDIAQRLALLTIRLGQLEKEASLAEDAERVADLRRQAKQLSLDVSHLSHLLHSSYLENLGLAAAVENQCREAAKLHHLEIECKVRDLPRMFDHDVALSLFRVLQEALRNIIRHSHADKVQVDLLADAAGIHLRVSDDGVGFDPAAPGNREGLGLVSMRERLRLVGGSLTVTSQPGRGTRVEARAPLAHLDRHAPAHAPDILEKAG
- a CDS encoding OmpA family protein — encoded protein: MSYKRMTLALLLVVVFGVAAFAQEARVKVKVHPPEAYVFLDGTPIGNNTRDVFMTPGKHTIGVYNYGYAPQVQEIDAKPGKNPEMSFSLVPKGEAVKGPFGALQIEGGGRNAVLVNGKTPDYFVGHGDEFNNHIFWSQQLILPPGTHQVTVTWRGTELFSGPVTIEPNMRTILWLHKGGKTEMQPWPDAGKPIARPRFDAGAASAQVVVAPPSGQFTATPGQIFCNDPAKLAWSSLETVDATMTADAAAKPVPAAQGDETVSPRKTTTYNFAAVGPGGWVKQSQTVAVDPTIQSSLTSAKPEVTYLKVGEQVLVNEKTELNWTTAHADAVTLQPVGNVNVNGNTEVAPVPEKMQIGKVDETKTYTLASTNVCGGSDSKTANVHLGGLIETNLVSIFFPTGYPDRRHPDLGLVASQQKELERVAEIFRIYLQHTPEAKLMIAGYTDPRDTTKANLKLSERRANRVKDYLVAQGIAADKIEIQFFGKSKPLDKTMVAELDAQHPALPEAKLSSSPRTRWLAYNRRVDIVMQPADLQSLRLYPHEAIDAKVLWQAPWPSLKEVQQVR